Genomic segment of Borreliella spielmanii:
AGCTTAATAAGCTTGTCTTGAATATTTGAATCAACATCTAAAAGTTGAGATTCTAATTGAACTTTAAGCTGATTAATATCATCTTTAAAACTTCCACTAAATACTTTAATATCTGACTCAAACTTATTTTTAAATTCAAGATATATTCCATTAGAATCATCCTCAAGCCTTTTCATAAGATCAATAGCACCTACTTGAACACTTTCCATTTTAGAATTCAAATCTAACAAACTAAGATCTACTCTTTCTTTAATATTCTTATCAACCTGACTTATTTTATCCTCATAATCCTTATAAATATTTTTAAGATTCAACTCAACTTGAGATCTAAATTTGTCAAAAACATCGTCAACCTGCTCCTCATATTTTCCCATCTCTATTCGTATTAACTCCTCAAGTGAATTAATTCTTGAATAAACATTGTCCTTAAAAGAAGAACTCATAGAAGAAATTTCATCATCCACTAAAATCAATTTATCCTCAAGATTATCTTGAATTTCCTTAGAACGATCATCAACATATGTAAAAATATCTTTAAATTTATTTTGCAATTCCTCATTGAGTCTATTTAAAATAAAATCTTCTTTCTCATTAATTTTATTCTTTACACTCTCCATAATAAGCTGTATAGAATCCTCTATTAACTTATATTTGTTTTCATAAAAAACAAAAGAACTTTCTATCTCTTTGCTATATTTGCCAATATTAAATTCAACTTTTTCAATAAAATTGTTAAATTCTAAATCTAATTTTTCATTACCCTTAACTAAAATATCCTTTTTTCTCTCTTCAATATTTGCTAAATCTTTTTCATAAAGATTAACCTCTTTATTTAAATTGTCCATTTTAAAAACAAGGTCTTTAATATTAGTATCAAACTTTTCCCAACTAGCAATTTTAATAGACTCTAGATTTTCTTTATTAGTCTTATCAAATTTTTCTAACACTGAATTCAAATTTGATTCAATCGAATCAATCTGAGTATTAAATCCTTTTAAAGTTTTTGAAAGTTTATCTACTATTTTTCCATCAACTTGTAATCTTTGTATATTCTCTTGGACTTTAAAGGTCATTTCATCAAGATCCTTAAGCATAGAATCATGATAAGCTATCTTTTTTTCAACCTCTGCAAAATCGTTGCTTTTGTTCTTAATCTTTTGCTGAACTTCCTCAATCTTTTTTATTATTTCTATACTAGATCTTTGATAAGCTTCCATATCAACAGCAAGATCATTAATCTCTTTTGTTTTATCTTCAATAAAATCTTCAAGATTAACCTTTGTAAGGTCAATAAATTTTTTAATTTTATCTAACGCTCTAGAACGTTTATCATATTGCCTATAAATAAACAAAACTATTGAAACCAAAAAAAGGTTAACTAAAATAGTCGCAAAATCTATCATAAAATATTTTACCCATATTCTATATATTAATACTTATATATTCCCTCAAGTCCTTATAATCATGAAAAATAAAATCAATTGACCCTTTGAAATTTATATTCCTTTTCGAAAAAAAAGCTGCTTTCATTGAAACATTTTTAGCACCCAAAATGTCATATTCATAAGAATTCCCCACATACAAAATATTATTACTACTTAAATTCAAATCCTCAATGATTTTTAAAAAAGGTGCTTTATGTGGCTTTAAATATCCAGTATCTTCTGAAGAATAAAGAATATCCCAAAAATCGTCTTGAATCCCTAATAAATTTTTTACACGATCTAAAATAGGAAAGTCTGACATTACCCCTAATTTTATTTCCTTAAATTTAAGCCAATAGATTAAATCTTGAACTCCAAAATATGGTTTGAGTTTTTTGAATTTATCACTAAAACTCTGACTATAATATATTTTATTTAATAAAAAAGCACACCTACTCTCATCAAGATTTAAATACTCAGAAAGCATTTTAACCTGAAGGGAAAGTAATTCATCTCTATTTGAAGGCGAACATTGATTGGTTTGCAAAATCCGTATTTTTTTCCTAATCTTTTTAAAAGCTAAAAAAAACTTGACATTGGTTAAAAATTCAAAAAACATTAATTTATTTCTATCCATCTCAGGATATAATGTGCCATCTAAATCAAATATTACAGCTTTAATCATGATAATTGATTATTTGCCTTTATAGGTATAGGTACTATTGGTAAATTTTCAGGAACCTTAACTCTAACTAAATGAATATAAGATTTTGGATATCTTTTTTGAAGAGACTTGATTGAAGTTTCAGCATTAACTTCATTAACAGAAACTCTAAAAATCCTATTTTCATCAAGAAATGGAATAAACAAAACAACATGCTTATGAAGCATCATACTTGACAAATTGTTAACACCCGTGCTAATAGATCCAAAATAAATATATCCAGGCTCATCTAAAGCTAGACTATATAATAAAAATTCTAAATTTTCAATTTTATAGCCACGATTGTCAATATAATCAAAAAACTTAATATTATTGACATCATTTTCCTTAACTTTAGATAAATTTAAATCCACATTAACATTATTTATCCTATAGGCAATATTGCGAATCCAATCAAGGCCAAAAAAAGGATCCTTATTAAATTCTTGATTTTTAGTAAAAACACCACCTCTAACACCAATATGCCTAAGCTTAAGATCGTCAATCCTTAAAAGTCGCCCTGTCATTGATTTATAAATCGAATCTGCAACCCATTTAACAAATCCTGAACAATTAAACCCTACAGGATCTTTTTGCAACAAACCAGTTTCTATATACACCATTTTGCCATACTCATCCATTGCACCATCAACAACCTCAGTAATAGGAAAAGATGCAAGAGCCTTCCTTAAGCTAATTGCCATATTAGAAATATTTTTATAAATATCAAAATATTCAGGAATAAAATACCTAAAATCAATAACCTTGGCAATATAATTCATTATATTGCCAAGAGAAATTACTGCAATGTCTTTAATATTAAAAGGCAATTTAACATCTTTATAAATCAAAGTATTTATTAAATAAAAATCAGCATTAGAAGAAAATTTTGCAGACTTTATTCTAATAAACGTATCCCCCCTGTTTATAAAAAATATTTTTATCTGTTCAATGCCATCTTTGCCCACTTTAATCACATAAGACCCTGGAAAAATATAATCCACATTCTTTTTTTTATTAAAAAAAGAATAGTAAACATACTCGGAAGAAACCACACTTGAAACTTCAATGTAATAATTTTCGGTAATAAAGTGCTTTATTGGACTTATTTTTTTGTGTACATAGCTTGAATTAAAATATTTTGAATACTTAGTCCTTATGTCAAAATCATAAAACAAACTCTCAAATGCAAAAAGATTTAGACTCTTAATTATTAAGAATAAAAATATATATTTCACTTCAAATCTCTTATTTTTTCCCTCAATTCTACCAAAATTGGAATATTTTTATATCCAATTTTACGTAAATTATTTACTAAATAATTATAGTAAGAATTTGGGAAATTCTTTATTTTATTTGCAAAAAGAATAAACCTGACAGGATTAGCACTAACTTGTGTAATATACTTTATTTTATGAGAAATATTTAAATGGTAGTCTTTAATCCATAAATTTAACATTTTATTTAGATCTGGGGTACTGGTTTTAAACTCAAGTTGATCTTTTAATTTAACCGCTTCTTTAAAAATAGAATTTAAACCTATCTTTTTATGAACAGAAATTCTAAATATAGGAGCAAAATTTAAAACAGGGAAAAAAAATTTTACACGACTCTTTAGGGCTTCAAAATAACCCTTGGATTCCTCCACTAAGTCCCACTTACTAAACACAATAATAATTCCTTTCCCTTTTTTAACAACATAATGAGCAATCTTTTTATCCTGAAAAGTCAATTCTTCTTTAACATCAATCAATAAAAACACAATATCCACCATGTCAATTACTTTTAATGCCCTATTAACAGAATAATATTCAACAATTTCATTTACTCTAGCTCTTCGCCTTATCCCAGCTGTATCAATAATCTCAAAAACTTTTCCATTTCTAGTTACCTTAGTTTTAATAAAATCCCTAGTAGTACCAGGTTGATCTGAAATAATTGAAATTTCATTTCCAGATAAATGATTAATAAGAGTAGACTTACCTGAATTAGGCTTACCTATAATCCCAACTTTAATATTAACTTCATCCTCAATATTAGCTTCACCAACTTCTACTTTTAAAAAATCCCTAAGCTTAGCAATGCCTCGACAATGAACTGCGCTAACTAGAAAATAGCGTTTAAACCCCAAATTATGAAATTCATGAGCTAAAAATTCCTTATCTTTAGTATCTACTTTGTTTAAAACCAAAATTACCTTACTGCTATATTTTCTAAGTTTTTCAATAATCTGATAGTCTTCAAGTAAAATTTCATTAACATCTAAAACCAATAAAATTAAATCAACTTTTTCTAAAGAGCTTAAAACTTTTTGCACAACAATTTTGCTAATCTCATCTTTTAAGATCGTAAACCCACCAGTATCAATTAATTTAAACTTAAAAGAATCAACCTTACAAACCTCTTCAACTAAATCTCTAGTAACACCGTAAGTACTCTCAGTAATACTCCTTTTTGTATCTAAAAGTCGATTAAATAAAGCAGATTTTCCAACATTCGGTCTACCAACAATAAGAACCTTTTTATAACTAAGCAAAGCAAATACACCTCTTTATTTATTCCGATATTTCCATTATAATATCAAATATTAGTATTTATGCCAATTATGCATGAGTGTTTATATT
This window contains:
- the der gene encoding ribosome biogenesis GTPase Der, giving the protein MLSYKKVLIVGRPNVGKSALFNRLLDTKRSITESTYGVTRDLVEEVCKVDSFKFKLIDTGGFTILKDEISKIVVQKVLSSLEKVDLILLVLDVNEILLEDYQIIEKLRKYSSKVILVLNKVDTKDKEFLAHEFHNLGFKRYFLVSAVHCRGIAKLRDFLKVEVGEANIEDEVNIKVGIIGKPNSGKSTLINHLSGNEISIISDQPGTTRDFIKTKVTRNGKVFEIIDTAGIRRRARVNEIVEYYSVNRALKVIDMVDIVFLLIDVKEELTFQDKKIAHYVVKKGKGIIIVFSKWDLVEESKGYFEALKSRVKFFFPVLNFAPIFRISVHKKIGLNSIFKEAVKLKDQLEFKTSTPDLNKMLNLWIKDYHLNISHKIKYITQVSANPVRFILFANKIKNFPNSYYNYLVNNLRKIGYKNIPILVELREKIRDLK
- a CDS encoding HAD family hydrolase, with the protein product MIKAVIFDLDGTLYPEMDRNKLMFFEFLTNVKFFLAFKKIRKKIRILQTNQCSPSNRDELLSLQVKMLSEYLNLDESRCAFLLNKIYYSQSFSDKFKKLKPYFGVQDLIYWLKFKEIKLGVMSDFPILDRVKNLLGIQDDFWDILYSSEDTGYLKPHKAPFLKIIEDLNLSSNNILYVGNSYEYDILGAKNVSMKAAFFSKRNINFKGSIDFIFHDYKDLREYISINI